The following coding sequences are from one Arthrobacter sp. PvP023 window:
- a CDS encoding trypsin-like serine protease: MRCRLSFQGRRTLRVMFAVALLIALPLAPAFGSRAPASPAPASPVSDPPEPGPGGTNIAGGEAVAMSDAPFAAQIAYDTAGTRVGCTGSQISAEWVITARHCDSARLQSVRLGTPYLGAGGSVRTVAARYPSTAGDVLLLKLSTPYPGQYASLSRTTPAPGSDARAFGWGDQAEGSGAMSFQLKAAGATVAGQGSDAFGGLSVRTRSRTGHPLSGDSGGPLIVGGKLVGVLSTSSVLPGGNPSGFAGLYNDHAAVSRHLGWIAVITGVTPS, encoded by the coding sequence ATGCGTTGTCGCCTGAGTTTCCAGGGTCGCCGCACCCTACGGGTGATGTTCGCCGTCGCGCTTCTCATTGCCCTGCCGTTGGCGCCGGCGTTCGGGTCGCGGGCCCCCGCTTCGCCAGCCCCCGCTTCCCCTGTCTCGGATCCGCCGGAGCCGGGCCCGGGCGGCACGAACATTGCCGGCGGCGAGGCCGTTGCCATGTCCGACGCCCCCTTCGCCGCCCAGATCGCCTACGACACCGCCGGCACCAGGGTGGGCTGCACGGGCAGCCAGATTTCAGCGGAGTGGGTGATTACTGCCAGGCACTGCGACTCTGCGCGACTTCAGTCGGTCCGCCTCGGCACCCCGTACCTGGGAGCCGGCGGTTCGGTGCGGACGGTCGCTGCCCGGTACCCTTCGACGGCGGGCGACGTGCTCCTGCTCAAACTCTCCACCCCGTACCCCGGACAATATGCCAGCCTGTCCCGAACCACCCCGGCGCCCGGCTCGGACGCGCGGGCATTCGGCTGGGGTGACCAGGCTGAGGGGTCGGGGGCCATGTCGTTCCAGCTCAAGGCTGCCGGTGCCACCGTGGCGGGGCAGGGCTCGGACGCTTTTGGCGGCCTGTCGGTGCGGACGCGGTCCCGGACGGGGCACCCGCTGTCCGGTGACTCCGGGGGGCCCCTCATTGTCGGCGGAAAGCTGGTTGGCGTGCTGTCGACGTCGAGCGTCCTGCCGGGCGGCAACCCGTCCGGGTTCGCCGGCCTCTACAACGACCATGCCGCCGTCTCGCGCCACCTGGGCTGGATCGCGGTCATCACCGGCGTCACCCCGTCCTGA
- the clpB gene encoding ATP-dependent chaperone ClpB, with translation MDAKFTTKSQEALSAAAMNASTAGNPQVEPAHLLKALMDQREGVAVALLRATGADPDAVSVQASTAIKALPASSGTSVQQAQLSRAALQAIKNAQNEADKLGDTFVSTEHLLLGLSAGSDAVGKLMRDAGASHEALLAALPGVRGDRKVTNADPENTFQALEKFGTDLTAIARSGKLDPVIGRDAEIRRIIQVLSRRTKNNPVIIGEPGVGKTAVVEGLAQRIVANDVPESLRGKTLIALDLASMVAGAKYRGEFEERLKAVLEEIKSSEGQIVTFIDELHTVVGAGASGDSSMDAGNMLKPMLARGELRLIGATTLDEYRENIEKDPALERRFQQVFVGEPSVDDTIGILRGLKERYEAHHKVSIADSALVAAATLSNRYISGRQLPDKAIDLVDEAASRLRMEIDSAPEEIDQLRRQVDRLTMEELALANEKDAASVERLAALRADMADKKEALSALNARWEAEKAGLNHVGDLKARIDELRSAAEKYQREGDLAAASRILYGELPALERELSAAAEAEAARVAGGGAKQELMVADEVTAGDIAEVISAWTGIPAGRMLQGESQKLLHMEEELGKRLIGQKKAVTAVSDAVRRARAGISDPNRPTGSFLFLGPTGVGKTELAKALAEFLFDDERAMVRIDMSEYGEKHSVARLVGAPPGYVGYEEGGQLTEAVRRRPYSVVLLDEVEKAHPEVFDILLQVLDDGRLTDGQGRTVDFRNVILVLTSNLGSQFLVDQTLDANAKRSAVMATVNASFKPEFLNRLDEVVLFDALDVEELARIVELQVAELGGRLRERRLDLEVTDGARAWLAMTGFDPAYGARPLRRLVQREIGDRLAKAILAGEIADGDTVLVDTAADVDELTIASLGGQEAPDGGALAGSGLSVRRKG, from the coding sequence TTGGACGCCAAGTTCACCACCAAGAGCCAGGAGGCTCTTTCGGCAGCAGCCATGAACGCCTCCACGGCAGGAAATCCCCAGGTTGAACCTGCCCATCTACTCAAGGCGCTGATGGACCAGCGCGAGGGCGTCGCCGTCGCGCTCCTCCGCGCCACCGGCGCCGATCCGGATGCCGTCAGCGTCCAGGCAAGCACCGCCATCAAAGCATTGCCGGCGTCGTCCGGCACCTCGGTGCAGCAGGCCCAGCTGTCCCGCGCCGCCCTGCAGGCCATCAAGAACGCCCAGAACGAGGCGGACAAGCTGGGGGATACCTTTGTCTCCACCGAGCACCTGCTGCTCGGGCTCTCCGCTGGCAGTGACGCCGTCGGCAAGCTGATGCGCGACGCCGGCGCCTCCCATGAGGCCCTGCTCGCCGCCCTGCCGGGTGTCCGCGGGGACCGCAAGGTCACCAACGCCGATCCAGAGAACACCTTCCAGGCCCTGGAGAAGTTCGGCACGGACCTCACCGCGATCGCCCGCTCCGGCAAGCTGGACCCGGTGATCGGCCGCGACGCCGAGATCCGCCGCATCATCCAGGTGCTGAGCCGCCGCACCAAGAACAACCCGGTCATCATCGGCGAACCGGGCGTCGGCAAGACCGCCGTCGTCGAAGGCCTGGCCCAGCGGATCGTCGCCAATGACGTCCCGGAGAGCCTGCGCGGCAAGACCCTCATCGCCCTGGACCTCGCCTCGATGGTGGCCGGGGCCAAGTACCGCGGCGAGTTCGAGGAACGGCTGAAGGCCGTCCTGGAGGAGATCAAGAGCTCCGAGGGCCAGATCGTGACCTTCATCGACGAGCTCCACACCGTGGTGGGAGCAGGCGCCTCCGGAGATTCCTCCATGGACGCCGGCAACATGCTCAAGCCCATGCTGGCCCGCGGCGAGCTGCGCTTGATCGGCGCCACCACGCTGGACGAATACCGCGAGAACATCGAGAAGGACCCCGCCCTGGAGCGGCGCTTCCAGCAGGTGTTCGTGGGTGAGCCGAGCGTGGACGACACCATCGGCATCCTCCGCGGCCTGAAGGAACGCTACGAGGCCCATCACAAGGTGTCCATCGCGGACTCCGCACTGGTCGCCGCAGCGACGCTGTCCAACCGCTACATCTCCGGCCGGCAGCTCCCGGACAAGGCGATCGACCTCGTGGATGAGGCGGCGTCACGGCTGCGCATGGAGATTGACTCCGCACCGGAGGAGATCGACCAGCTGCGCCGCCAGGTGGACCGCCTGACCATGGAAGAGCTTGCCCTTGCCAACGAGAAGGACGCCGCCTCCGTGGAACGCCTGGCCGCGCTGCGGGCGGACATGGCGGACAAAAAGGAAGCGCTGTCCGCACTGAATGCCCGCTGGGAAGCCGAGAAGGCCGGCCTGAACCATGTCGGTGACCTGAAAGCCCGGATCGACGAGCTGCGCTCGGCCGCTGAGAAGTACCAGCGCGAAGGCGACCTCGCTGCCGCCTCCCGTATCCTGTACGGCGAACTTCCCGCACTGGAACGCGAGCTGTCCGCTGCCGCCGAGGCGGAAGCCGCCCGGGTTGCCGGCGGGGGAGCCAAGCAGGAACTCATGGTGGCGGACGAGGTCACGGCCGGTGACATCGCCGAGGTGATTTCGGCATGGACCGGCATTCCGGCCGGCCGCATGCTGCAGGGCGAGAGCCAGAAGCTGCTGCACATGGAGGAAGAGCTCGGCAAACGTCTGATCGGCCAGAAGAAGGCCGTCACTGCAGTGTCGGACGCCGTCCGGCGCGCCCGCGCGGGCATCAGCGATCCCAACCGGCCCACGGGCTCGTTCCTGTTCCTGGGACCCACCGGCGTGGGCAAGACCGAACTCGCCAAGGCCCTGGCGGAGTTCCTGTTCGACGACGAGCGCGCCATGGTGCGGATCGACATGTCCGAGTACGGCGAGAAGCACTCCGTCGCGCGGCTTGTCGGTGCCCCTCCGGGCTACGTGGGCTACGAGGAAGGCGGCCAGCTGACTGAAGCCGTCCGCCGTCGTCCGTATTCCGTGGTGCTGCTGGACGAAGTGGAGAAGGCCCATCCCGAGGTGTTCGACATCCTGCTGCAGGTGCTCGACGACGGCCGCCTCACCGACGGCCAGGGCCGCACCGTGGATTTCCGCAACGTGATCCTGGTGCTGACCTCGAACCTTGGCAGCCAGTTCCTGGTGGACCAGACACTGGATGCCAACGCAAAGCGCAGCGCCGTGATGGCCACCGTGAATGCGTCCTTCAAGCCGGAATTCCTGAACCGGCTGGACGAAGTGGTGCTGTTCGACGCCCTGGACGTCGAAGAGCTGGCCCGGATCGTGGAACTCCAGGTGGCTGAACTCGGCGGAAGGCTGCGCGAGCGCCGCCTGGACCTGGAAGTCACCGACGGCGCCCGCGCCTGGCTGGCCATGACGGGCTTCGATCCTGCCTACGGCGCCCGGCCGCTGCGCCGGCTGGTGCAGCGCGAGATCGGCGACCGGCTGGCCAAGGCCATCCTCGCCGGGGAAATCGCCGACGGCGACACTGTGCTGGTGGACACCGCGGCCGACGTCGACGAACTCACCATTGCCAGCCTGGGCGGACAGGAAGCGCCCGACGGCGGTGCCCTCGCCGGCAGCGGGCTGTCAGTGCGGCGGAAGGGCTAG
- a CDS encoding septum formation family protein, which translates to MNDENATDTSDGNHKTSPGTGTLPVVPPPPARPPTSSNTRRTAEQASEQKQTLFKAGFVVAGLVLLGLFIWWLATLIANANEQAAGQDPAPAAQETSQSAPATRSQLPQDGVSALDYQLGDCFENFDPEATGSRVVACTTGHSAQLVALYRYPESDSYPGIAALRQKGREICQDAGLTDAVANYVLMQRNAYPSDTSWEKGDRRVDCYVTADKGNIIMESLLP; encoded by the coding sequence GTGAATGACGAGAACGCAACGGACACCAGCGACGGGAACCACAAGACATCCCCGGGCACCGGAACGCTGCCCGTGGTGCCGCCTCCGCCTGCCAGGCCGCCGACCAGCAGCAACACCAGGAGAACCGCAGAGCAGGCCTCCGAGCAAAAACAGACCTTGTTCAAGGCCGGCTTCGTGGTGGCCGGACTTGTGCTGCTGGGCCTCTTCATCTGGTGGCTGGCCACCCTGATCGCCAACGCAAACGAGCAGGCCGCCGGCCAGGACCCGGCCCCGGCCGCCCAGGAAACGTCCCAGTCTGCGCCGGCAACCCGGAGCCAGCTTCCCCAGGACGGCGTGAGCGCCCTGGACTACCAACTGGGCGACTGCTTCGAGAACTTCGATCCCGAAGCCACGGGATCCCGGGTGGTGGCCTGCACCACGGGCCACTCGGCCCAACTGGTCGCCCTGTACCGGTACCCGGAATCGGACTCCTATCCGGGCATCGCCGCGCTGCGGCAAAAGGGCCGCGAGATCTGCCAGGACGCCGGCCTCACCGACGCCGTGGCAAACTACGTCCTCATGCAGCGCAACGCCTACCCGAGCGACACCAGCTGGGAGAAGGGCGACCGGCGGGTGGATTGCTACGTCACGGCGGACAAGGGCAACATCATCATGGAATCCCTGCTCCCCTAG
- a CDS encoding DUF3073 domain-containing protein — translation MGRGRQKAKATKQARDIKYYSPNTDYTALQRELKSSEGRAPSRFSSEPVEPDYSAYVDKYADDLEEDDDEVDTRRIG, via the coding sequence ATGGGGCGCGGCCGTCAAAAGGCAAAAGCTACCAAGCAGGCTCGGGATATTAAGTACTATTCCCCGAACACCGACTACACTGCTCTTCAGCGCGAGCTCAAGAGCTCCGAGGGTCGTGCACCGAGCCGTTTCTCGAGTGAGCCGGTAGAGCCGGATTATTCGGCCTATGTGGATAAGTACGCGGATGATTTGGAAGAAGACGACGACGAGGTTGACACCCGTCGAATCGGTTAG
- a CDS encoding VOC family protein: MTERSTYDAGEICWTDLQAKDVEAAKSFYASVFGWRYEDLPTPDGRSYSKAYLDGDLITVIAPQNPLQEASGTAAQWNIYFAAGDAGAIAEETPHAGGILEFGPEDVGDTGVMVFVAPPGGGTTGVWQPGTHTGTARYNQAGALAWAELLTPEPQAAVAFFQQLFGHEVTEYPQDDGGTYTTLMVHGAEVAGIARVPGDAQDTLEPGWQVYFGVSDVAEAVAAAVAAGGVVLVEPDDIDEAGTIATLRDPQGGVFSVLEV; encoded by the coding sequence ATGACCGAGCGCAGCACGTACGACGCGGGCGAGATTTGCTGGACGGACCTGCAGGCCAAGGATGTGGAGGCCGCCAAGTCCTTCTACGCAAGCGTGTTCGGATGGCGCTATGAGGACCTGCCCACACCGGACGGGCGAAGCTATTCGAAGGCTTACCTGGACGGTGACCTCATCACCGTCATTGCGCCGCAGAATCCCCTCCAGGAGGCATCCGGGACGGCCGCGCAGTGGAACATCTACTTTGCCGCGGGTGACGCCGGCGCCATAGCCGAGGAAACCCCGCACGCGGGCGGAATACTGGAGTTCGGTCCCGAGGACGTGGGGGACACCGGTGTGATGGTGTTCGTTGCGCCGCCCGGGGGCGGCACCACCGGGGTGTGGCAGCCGGGAACGCATACCGGCACCGCCCGGTACAACCAGGCCGGGGCGCTGGCCTGGGCTGAACTGCTGACTCCCGAACCGCAGGCAGCTGTCGCGTTCTTCCAGCAGCTGTTCGGGCACGAGGTCACGGAATATCCGCAGGACGACGGCGGGACGTACACCACGCTGATGGTGCACGGCGCGGAGGTGGCCGGCATCGCCAGGGTTCCCGGCGATGCCCAGGATACGCTCGAGCCCGGCTGGCAGGTGTACTTCGGCGTTTCAGATGTCGCGGAAGCGGTGGCAGCTGCGGTGGCAGCAGGCGGCGTGGTCCTCGTTGAGCCGGACGACATCGACGAGGCAGGAACCATCGCCACGCTGAGAGACCCGCAGGGCGGGGTATTCAGCGTGCTGGAGGTTTAG
- the purM gene encoding phosphoribosylformylglycinamidine cyclo-ligase, translated as MTSASSSAQNAGITYASAGVDVEAGDRAVELMKDAVKATHNSSVIGGVGGFAGLYDVSRLLTFKRPLLATSTDGVGTKVAIAQAMDIHDTIGFDLVGMVVDDIVVVGAEPLYMTDYIACGKVVPERIADIVRGIAAACSVAGTALVGGETAEHPGLLGEHEYDVAGAATGVVEADALLGPDRVRAGDVVIGMASSGLHSNGYSLVRRVINHAGWALDRQVSELGRTLGEELLEPTRVYAADCLDLARTFPVTAGAAVHGFSHVTGGGLAANLARVLPQGLIATVDRATWELPAIFKLVSELGNVPLADLERTLNLGVGMVAIVSPEAADAAVNRLNDRGLPSWIMGTVEENTDSIVKTGPDYVQGAKGVDGGAVRLVNAYA; from the coding sequence ATGACTTCCGCATCTTCCTCCGCCCAGAACGCCGGCATCACGTACGCCTCTGCCGGTGTTGACGTCGAAGCGGGAGACCGCGCCGTCGAACTCATGAAGGACGCCGTCAAGGCCACCCATAATTCCTCCGTGATCGGCGGGGTGGGCGGCTTTGCCGGACTCTACGACGTTTCGAGGCTCCTCACTTTCAAGCGGCCGCTGCTCGCCACCTCCACGGACGGCGTGGGCACCAAGGTGGCCATCGCCCAGGCCATGGACATCCACGACACCATCGGTTTCGACCTGGTGGGCATGGTGGTGGACGACATCGTGGTGGTGGGCGCCGAACCGCTCTACATGACCGACTACATCGCCTGCGGCAAGGTTGTCCCCGAGCGCATCGCGGACATCGTCCGCGGCATCGCAGCAGCCTGTTCCGTGGCGGGAACCGCCTTGGTGGGCGGCGAAACCGCAGAGCACCCGGGCCTGCTGGGTGAGCACGAGTACGACGTCGCCGGTGCCGCCACCGGTGTTGTCGAGGCCGACGCCCTGCTGGGTCCGGACCGCGTCCGCGCCGGCGACGTGGTGATCGGCATGGCCTCCTCCGGCCTGCACTCCAACGGCTATTCCCTGGTCCGCCGGGTCATCAACCACGCCGGCTGGGCCCTGGACCGCCAGGTCTCCGAACTCGGACGCACGCTGGGCGAGGAACTGCTCGAGCCCACCCGCGTCTACGCCGCTGACTGCCTGGACCTGGCCCGCACCTTCCCGGTCACGGCCGGCGCCGCCGTCCACGGCTTCAGCCACGTCACCGGCGGCGGCCTCGCAGCCAACCTGGCGCGTGTCCTCCCCCAGGGCCTCATCGCCACGGTGGACCGCGCCACCTGGGAACTCCCCGCCATCTTCAAGCTGGTTTCGGAACTGGGCAACGTTCCGCTGGCCGACCTCGAGCGCACCCTGAACCTCGGCGTGGGCATGGTGGCGATTGTCTCCCCCGAAGCCGCCGACGCCGCCGTGAACCGCCTCAACGACCGCGGCCTGCCGTCCTGGATCATGGGCACCGTGGAAGAGAACACGGACTCGATCGTCAAGACCGGCCCCGACTACGTCCAGGGTGCCAAGGGTGTTGACGGCGGCGCAGTCCGACTGGTGAACGCCTACGCCTAA
- the purF gene encoding amidophosphoribosyltransferase, giving the protein MARGDGKLSHDLLPGEKGPQDACGVFGVWAPGEEVAKLTYYGLYALQHRGQESAGIATSDGKRINVYKDMGLVSQVFDETTLNTLTGHLAVGHCRYSTTGASHWANAQPTLGATATGTVALAHNGNLTNTAELNAMIIERNGGQLSGEMKQGNTSDTALVTALLEGEEGKSLEQTAIELLPKIKGGFCFVFMDEGTLYAARDTYGIRPLVLGRLERGWVVASEQSALATVGASFIREIEPGEFIAIDEEGVRSQRFAEPTPAGCVFEYVYLARPDAAIAGRSVYESRVEMGRQLARENTQEADIVIPVPESGTPAAVGYAEESGIPFAHGFVKNSYVGRTFIQPSQTLRQLGIRLKLNALESVIRGKRVVVVDDSIVRGNTQRAIVRMLREAGAAAVHVKISSPPVQWPCFYGIDFASRAELIANGATIEEISQAIGADSLAYISEDGMIGATQQPRERLCTACFTGKYPIELPGSDKLGKNLLERTDLGGLPAAGSATTAAAAVAVDSEEDPAGKPGATGCDPGPDAEFENLLTDADRLTADKKESV; this is encoded by the coding sequence GTGGCACGCGGCGATGGAAAACTTTCTCATGATCTTCTCCCTGGCGAAAAAGGCCCCCAGGACGCTTGCGGCGTCTTCGGGGTCTGGGCACCAGGTGAAGAAGTAGCAAAACTCACCTATTACGGGCTGTATGCATTGCAGCACCGCGGTCAGGAGTCGGCTGGCATAGCAACCAGTGACGGCAAGCGGATCAACGTCTATAAGGACATGGGCCTCGTATCCCAGGTCTTCGACGAGACCACGCTGAACACCCTGACCGGGCACCTGGCCGTCGGCCACTGCCGCTATTCCACTACCGGCGCCAGCCACTGGGCCAACGCCCAGCCCACGCTTGGCGCTACCGCCACGGGAACCGTGGCGCTGGCCCACAACGGCAACCTCACCAACACCGCCGAGCTCAATGCCATGATCATTGAGCGCAACGGCGGCCAGCTCAGCGGTGAAATGAAGCAGGGCAACACCTCGGACACCGCCCTGGTGACGGCACTGCTGGAGGGTGAAGAGGGCAAGTCCCTCGAACAGACCGCCATCGAGCTGCTGCCCAAGATCAAGGGCGGCTTCTGCTTCGTCTTCATGGACGAAGGCACCCTCTACGCGGCACGCGACACCTATGGCATCCGCCCGCTGGTCCTCGGCCGGCTGGAGCGCGGCTGGGTAGTGGCCTCCGAGCAGTCGGCCCTCGCAACGGTGGGCGCCAGCTTCATCCGGGAAATCGAACCCGGCGAATTCATCGCCATTGACGAAGAGGGCGTGCGGTCCCAGCGCTTTGCGGAGCCGACGCCGGCGGGCTGCGTTTTCGAGTACGTCTACCTTGCGCGTCCGGACGCCGCCATTGCGGGACGTTCCGTGTATGAGTCCCGTGTGGAGATGGGCCGCCAACTGGCCCGCGAGAACACCCAGGAAGCGGACATCGTCATCCCCGTCCCCGAGTCCGGAACCCCGGCCGCCGTGGGCTACGCCGAGGAATCCGGCATCCCGTTCGCGCACGGCTTCGTCAAGAACTCCTACGTGGGCCGCACGTTCATCCAGCCCTCGCAGACCCTGCGCCAGCTGGGCATCCGCCTCAAGCTCAACGCCCTCGAATCCGTGATCCGCGGCAAGCGCGTTGTGGTGGTGGATGACTCGATCGTTCGCGGCAACACCCAGCGCGCCATCGTCCGGATGCTCCGGGAGGCCGGCGCTGCTGCGGTGCACGTGAAGATCTCCTCCCCGCCGGTCCAGTGGCCGTGCTTCTACGGCATCGACTTCGCGTCCCGCGCGGAGCTGATCGCCAACGGCGCCACCATTGAGGAAATTTCCCAGGCAATCGGCGCCGATTCGCTGGCGTACATCTCCGAAGACGGCATGATCGGCGCCACCCAGCAGCCGCGCGAACGCCTCTGCACCGCCTGCTTCACCGGCAAGTACCCCATCGAGCTCCCGGGCTCGGACAAACTGGGCAAGAACCTGCTGGAGCGCACGGACCTCGGCGGCCTGCCCGCGGCAGGATCCGCCACCACAGCCGCCGCCGCGGTTGCCGTTGATTCCGAAGAGGACCCGGCCGGGAAGCCCGGCGCTACGGGCTGCGATCCGGGACCGGACGCCGAGTTCGAGAACCTGCTGACCGACGCCGACCGTCTGACCGCTGACAAGAAAGAGTCCGTATGA
- the uraH gene encoding hydroxyisourate hydrolase gives MTVSQVTTHILDTGSGRPAAGVAVGLYARDGGGWNLVASGTTDGDGRAKDLGPELLPAGTYRLNFATGAYYEGVGTATFFPEVDLVFTVSDAGEHYHVPLLLSPFAYSTYRGS, from the coding sequence ATGACCGTTTCACAGGTGACCACCCACATCCTGGACACCGGATCCGGGCGCCCGGCTGCCGGCGTCGCCGTCGGGCTTTACGCGCGCGACGGCGGAGGCTGGAACCTCGTTGCGTCGGGCACCACCGACGGTGACGGCCGGGCGAAGGACCTCGGTCCGGAACTGCTCCCGGCCGGGACGTACCGGCTGAACTTCGCCACAGGGGCTTACTACGAAGGCGTGGGCACGGCCACGTTCTTCCCGGAAGTGGACCTGGTGTTCACGGTGTCCGACGCCGGCGAGCACTACCACGTGCCGCTGCTCCTGAGCCCCTTCGCCTACTCGACGTACCGCGGCAGCTGA
- the uraD gene encoding 2-oxo-4-hydroxy-4-carboxy-5-ureidoimidazoline decarboxylase, whose amino-acid sequence MQLAVFNGADRAEVTAALRPCIDVQRWVDQIADARPFASSKALLDFARDAAAPFTPDEVESAMAHHPRIGERPTASTTEASMSRSEQAGVDPADADVTTALAEGNRAYEEKFGRVFLIRAAGRTAPEILAALHERLNHTAEEEDAIVAGQLREIALLRLEGVISE is encoded by the coding sequence ATGCAGCTTGCCGTATTCAACGGGGCGGACCGCGCGGAAGTCACCGCGGCACTTCGCCCCTGCATCGACGTCCAGCGCTGGGTGGACCAGATCGCGGACGCACGACCCTTTGCCAGCAGCAAGGCCCTGCTGGACTTTGCCCGCGACGCCGCCGCCCCGTTTACACCGGACGAGGTGGAGTCCGCCATGGCCCACCACCCGCGGATCGGGGAACGGCCCACGGCCTCAACCACGGAGGCATCCATGTCCCGCTCGGAGCAGGCCGGAGTGGATCCGGCGGACGCGGACGTCACCACGGCACTGGCCGAGGGGAACCGCGCCTACGAGGAGAAGTTCGGCCGGGTCTTCCTGATCCGGGCAGCCGGCCGCACCGCGCCGGAAATCCTGGCGGCGCTGCACGAGCGCCTCAACCACACCGCCGAAGAAGAAGACGCCATAGTGGCCGGGCAGCTGCGCGAAATCGCCCTGCTCCGGCTCGAAGGAGTGATCAGCGAATGA
- a CDS encoding GAF domain-containing sensor histidine kinase has protein sequence MAQADGHSLASADFKRRSVLGEYGLLEENPSASAARALNFLVDLAAKLCGVPFSVVNIITPEQQVQLAAAGLKPGLCAREDSMCARVFQQGRTTVVPDAAADPRFAAHPFVTGEIASVRFYASSPLLTGSGFALGSLCVFSEAPATLSAEQTAMLDVLAAQVVEVLELQHRTLQLQHALEELGRSNRKLADFAGRVSHDLRIPLTTILGYVELSEDDEDIRPGSPAAGYLEHIRGSGRRMLSTLDGVLSYSQVGGMLRSRPVSLKETVAAAVSDLGDGFSPDAGLDCEDAEVMADPAQLRSLLQNLLGNASNYRSPARELKVRVYALADDRGVTVRVSDNGKGISAADRERVLEPLVRLHRPGDAAGSGLGLATCVRIVQSHGGELSLTETPGGGTTVSALFPKGGPHESA, from the coding sequence GTGGCTCAAGCAGATGGGCACAGCCTTGCTAGCGCTGACTTTAAACGGCGCTCCGTGCTGGGGGAGTACGGACTGCTGGAAGAGAATCCCAGTGCCAGCGCGGCACGCGCACTGAACTTCCTGGTGGACCTTGCCGCGAAGCTTTGCGGCGTTCCCTTCAGCGTCGTCAACATCATCACTCCCGAGCAGCAGGTCCAGCTCGCGGCTGCGGGCCTGAAACCCGGGCTGTGCGCCCGCGAAGACTCGATGTGCGCCAGGGTCTTCCAGCAGGGCCGCACCACCGTGGTGCCCGACGCTGCCGCCGACCCCAGGTTTGCGGCCCATCCCTTTGTGACCGGAGAAATCGCCAGCGTCCGGTTCTACGCCTCCTCCCCGCTGCTGACCGGTTCGGGGTTCGCGCTGGGCTCCCTGTGCGTCTTTTCCGAAGCGCCGGCCACCCTCTCCGCCGAACAAACCGCCATGCTGGATGTCCTCGCGGCGCAGGTGGTGGAAGTGCTGGAACTGCAGCACCGCACCCTGCAGCTCCAGCATGCCCTGGAAGAACTGGGCCGAAGCAACCGCAAGCTCGCTGATTTTGCCGGCCGGGTCAGCCATGACCTGCGGATCCCCCTCACCACCATCCTTGGCTATGTGGAACTGAGTGAGGACGACGAGGACATCCGTCCGGGCAGTCCGGCTGCGGGATACCTGGAACACATCCGAGGCAGCGGGCGGCGGATGCTCTCCACGCTGGACGGCGTCCTCAGCTACTCCCAGGTGGGCGGAATGCTGCGTTCCCGTCCGGTGTCCCTCAAGGAGACCGTTGCGGCGGCGGTCAGCGACCTGGGCGACGGGTTCAGTCCTGACGCCGGGCTGGACTGCGAGGACGCGGAAGTCATGGCTGATCCGGCGCAGCTGAGGTCCTTGCTGCAGAACCTCCTGGGCAATGCCTCCAACTACCGCAGCCCGGCGCGCGAGCTCAAAGTCAGGGTCTACGCGCTGGCAGACGACCGCGGAGTCACTGTCCGGGTGTCGGATAACGGCAAGGGCATCAGCGCCGCCGACCGCGAGCGGGTCCTTGAACCCCTGGTCCGGCTGCACCGTCCCGGTGACGCCGCCGGCTCGGGCCTGGGGCTGGCTACCTGCGTGCGCATCGTCCAGTCGCACGGCGGAGAACTCTCGCTCACGGAAACCCCCGGCGGCGGAACGACCGTCTCGGCACTCTTCCCGAAAGGCGGCCCGCATGAATCCGCTTAA